From Planococcus halocryophilus, the proteins below share one genomic window:
- a CDS encoding DUF418 domain-containing protein: protein MNLQPVSTNERIKAIDLMRGFSLLGILLINMLAFHSPLSYIDPYKWFNGSVNEGIYLVIDIFIQASFYPLFAMLFGYGLAMQYMRAEAVGRPFMPLAVKRLMVLLLFGIIHAFLIWYGDILITYAIMGFLLLGLIRLPSRWLMSLGAVIYAVPHLLMLAILFIAAAADPNTYVGYMEIENSIQSYQSGSFAEIFSQRLADWTYSNNMIGFVFLAFTILPFLMFGAAAAKWQLIERTQEKRKLWLFLAIIPLLMGLALKSTPFLFDKNYAFVYLQDLFGGPLVAVGYAAMIALMAQKRSLQKLFSPIAKVGRMSITTYITQSILATFIFYSYGLGLYGKVDLLTGTLIAFGIFVVQLIFAELWLEKFSRGPLEMLWRKWTYGNNFEKTNNSKR from the coding sequence TTGAACTTACAGCCGGTTTCCACCAATGAACGAATAAAAGCGATTGACTTGATGAGAGGATTTTCGCTTTTAGGTATTTTACTTATTAATATGCTGGCTTTCCATTCACCGCTTTCCTATATCGATCCTTATAAATGGTTTAACGGGAGTGTGAATGAAGGAATCTATTTGGTGATTGATATTTTTATCCAAGCTAGTTTTTATCCATTGTTCGCTATGTTATTTGGCTATGGATTAGCTATGCAATACATGCGTGCAGAGGCTGTTGGCCGTCCCTTTATGCCGCTTGCAGTTAAGCGGCTAATGGTACTCTTATTATTTGGCATCATTCATGCCTTTCTTATCTGGTATGGGGATATTTTAATTACTTATGCCATTATGGGCTTTTTATTACTTGGCTTGATTCGACTTCCTTCTAGATGGCTAATGAGTTTGGGTGCAGTTATTTATGCGGTGCCTCACTTGTTAATGCTCGCGATTCTGTTTATCGCGGCAGCTGCAGATCCGAATACTTATGTGGGCTATATGGAAATTGAAAATTCGATTCAATCGTATCAATCGGGTAGTTTTGCAGAGATTTTCAGCCAACGATTGGCTGACTGGACTTACAGTAATAATATGATAGGCTTTGTGTTTTTAGCGTTTACCATCTTGCCTTTTCTCATGTTTGGAGCAGCTGCAGCTAAGTGGCAGTTAATTGAACGGACGCAGGAAAAGCGCAAACTCTGGTTATTTTTAGCGATTATTCCGCTGTTGATGGGCTTAGCTTTAAAAAGTACACCTTTTTTGTTTGACAAAAATTACGCTTTTGTCTATTTACAAGATCTATTTGGGGGGCCCCTTGTAGCGGTTGGCTATGCGGCTATGATTGCATTAATGGCTCAAAAAAGAAGCTTACAAAAGTTATTTTCACCAATAGCTAAAGTAGGGCGGATGTCAATAACCACTTATATTACACAATCGATTTTAGCTACATTTATTTTTTATTCATACGGGTTAGGTTTGTATGGAAAAGTTGACTTGCTAACTGGAACATTGATTGCCTTCGGTATTTTTGTCGTTCAGTTAATTTTTGCAGAACTTTGGTTGGAAAAATTTTCACGTGGTCCACTTGAAATGCTTTGGAGAAAATGGACTTACGGAAATAATTTCGAAAAAACTAACAATTCAAAACGCTGA